The Clarias gariepinus isolate MV-2021 ecotype Netherlands chromosome 4, CGAR_prim_01v2, whole genome shotgun sequence genome window below encodes:
- the telo2 gene encoding telomere length regulation protein TEL2 homolog yields MECERGKAQLRVRVCTCVRSITSSRDHAEISAAVHTLAQYLEGGGASAGEGAEFRRAHYTPVLQALLAATGSDWFHSLKDDERRDMWDAFFLRGPPDQALLVLLESISSQSESSALDRCVSVLEMFLAAGRIGALLLARCVEHDSHRDSAHFHELVLNRLASLPALTANRLGTRTPPSLSERQYYTHLALHITHTLERICSALRAGQDCSVVFVSQLLGKVCMQGHGELVWAALSPRLSSLTHSDALWRRVSYRLLENVPERWMESVVTPLIHHLHGSSALSRVLGNIVLKNKKVQFVLTHKLLLMQYHHPVRVLKSVLGYLALDKERRPLLKQVLRSVCQVWCNSSAVKHTPVEQQLYVSKCLLLCVSLLHHTEIPELREDLLQCMLGGVQCRLDSGVERVRRMGMVVAECVSRRLDTPTSQLKFQYEADDESRELLSLMEPQTEDDEEEQKPPDDTHRPEPKGQSSSEPSVTSQLATTNQNSAAAEGSDSELDSDDELTPYDMSTDQVTQKTSPPRYIRDCLDALMSSEDPERVELSLQAANGLLRRNISTTREVSVQFSKVLLHLEDRYNIAGFYTLRQKAMVALAVTDTQPVVEYLTTEFFSLNYSLRQRLDILEVLAVSAQELSEPITEKRAESHSVVMVTPLDRGGELEHWREVVEKRIQSKTRRISKGVPQPLKSTPNRYAPVAGFFFFPLLRNYDRPQVTFDLLGSDHLVLGRLVHTLGLLMHLAINAPVATQMGKALLDFVWVLRFHGDQMVRRGVLFSVCAVFLSMPSENLLLELSDDLVETRSWLADVAESDPDEDCRSLAVQSLVLLEKNLKTHLQRPMQIS; encoded by the exons ATGGAGTGTGAGCGTGGTAAAGCCCAGctccgtgtgcgtgtgtgtacgtgtgtgaggAGCATCACCTCGTCCCGGGATCACGCCGAGATCAGCgctgctgtacacacactcgcGCAGTACCTGGAGGGAGGAGGGGCCTCGGCAGGGGAGGGAGCGGAGTTCAGACGAGCTCACTATACACCCGTCCTGCAGGCGCTGCTCGCCGCGACCGGTTCTGACTGGTTCCACAGTCTAAAGGACGACGAGCGCAGGGACATGTGGGACGCCTTTTTTCTCCGGGGGCCTCCGGACCAGGCGCTACTGGTCTTACTGGAGTCCATCAGCTCCCAGAG tgaGAGCTCGGCCCTAGACCGGTGTGTCTCGGTGTTGGAGATGTTCCTCGCAGCGGGTCGCATCGGCGCGCTCTTACTGGCCCGGTGTGTAGAACACGACTCGCACCGTGACTCCGCCCACTTCCACGAGCTCGTGTTAAACCGCCTGGCGTCTCTGCCCGCCCTGACCGCCAACCGGCTCGGCACGCGCACGCCGCCGTCACTGTCTGAGCGGCAGTACTACACACACCTCGCCctgcacatcacacacacgctGGAAAGGATCTGCAGCGCTCTCAGAG CGGGACAGGACTGCTCGGTGGTGTTTGTTTCTCAGCTACTGGGGAAAGTGTGTATGCAGGGACAcggag agttagTGTGGGCGGCCCTGTCTCCCCGTctctcctctctcacacactcggaCGCTCTGTGGAGGCGTGTGAGCTACAGACTGCTAGAGAACGTTCCAGAACGCTGGATGGAGAGCGTCGTCACACCGCTCATACACCACCTGCACGg gtcaTCAGCGTTGTCGAGGGTGTTGGGGAATATCGTGTTAAAGAATAAGAAAGTTCAGTTTGTtctcactcacaaactcctgctGATGCAGTATCATCACccg gtgcGGGTGTTAAAGAGCGTGTTGGGATATCTGGCACTGGATAAAGAAAGACGGCCACTTCTCAAACag gtgctaCGCAGTGTGTGTCAGGTGTGGTGTAACAGCAGTGCAGTTAAACACACTCCGGTGGAGCAACAGCTGTACGTCAGTAAATGCCTGCTGCTGTGTGTGAGTCTACTACATCATACAGAGATACCGGAGCTACGggaag ACCTGCtgcagtgcatgctgggaggAGTGCAGTGTCGCCTGGACAGCGGCGTGGAGCGCGTGCGGAGGATGGGCATGGTGGTGGCCGAGTGTGTCAGCCGGAGATTGGACACGCCCACCTCGCAGCTCAAATTCCAG tacgAGGCGGATGACGAGAGCAGGGAGTTGCTGTCTCTGATGGAACCTCAGACTGAAGACGATGAGGAGGAACAGAAACCACCTGATGATACACACAG ACCCGAGCCCAAGGGTCAGAGTTCATCAGAACCGTCAGTGACATCACAGCTCGCCACGACCAATCAGAACTCAGCAGCTGCAGAAGGCAGTGATTCTGAGCttgacag tgATGATGAGCTCACTCCATATGACATGTCCACCGATCAGGTGACACAGAAGACGAGTCCACCGCGCTACATCAGAGACTGTCTGGACG CCCTGATGTCATCTGAGGACCCAGAGAGGGTGGAGCTGAGTCTTCAGGCAGCAAACGGGCTTCTGAGGAGGAACATCAGCACCACGCGGGAG gtgagtgTACAGTTCAGTAAAGTGCTGCTCCACCTGGAGGACAGGTACAACATTGCAGGTTTCTACACACTCCGACAGAAGGCCATGGTGGCGCTTGCTGTCACAGACACACAGCCG GTCGTGGAATATCTGACTACTGAGTTCTTTTCCCTGAACTACAGCCTAAGGCAGAGGCTCGACATCCTGGAG GTCCTTGCTGTCTCCGCCCAGGAGCTGTCTGAGCCAATCACAGAGAAAAGGGCGGAGTCACATTCAGTCGTCATGGTGACGCCCCTGGATCGGGGTGGTGAGCTTGAGCATTGGCGTGAGGTTGTAGAGAAACGCATTCAGAGTAAGACACGGAGGATCAGTAAG ggTGTGCCACAGCCCCTTAAATCCACTCCAAACCGCTACGCTCCAGTCGCCGGATTCTTCTTCTTTCCCCTGTTGAGAAACTACGACAg gccgCAGGTGACATTTGACCTTTTGGGGAGTGACCACCTGGTGCTGGGAAGACTGGTACACACACTCGGACTGCTAATGCACCTCGCTATTAATGCTCCG GTGGCGACCCAGATGGGCAAAGCTCTTCTGGACTTTGTGTGGGTGCTACGTTTCCATGGTGACCA gaTGGTGAGAAGAGGTGTGTTGTTCTCGGTGTGTGCTGTGTTTTTGAGCATGCCCAGTGAAAATCTGCTGCTGGAACTCAGTGACGATCTCGTGGAGACCAGGTCATGGCTCGCAG atgtagcaGAGAGTGATCCTGATGAGGACTGCAGGAGTTTGGCTGTACAGAGTTTAGTGCTGCtggaaaaaaaccttaaaacgCATCTACAAAGGCCCATGCAGATAAGCTGA